The genomic region GACTGAGCCCATGTTTGCAGCCATTCGATGGGATGCTGGGGCGGAAAGCAGGGAGAGACACGTCTCCGCTTCGCTGCGCTTGTGTCAGCCCCTGTTCTCCTCCGCTTTTGACTCTTCCTCGGGTCTACCAATATGTTGCCCCAATTACGATTCACTACACTAGCAATCGGGAAGTCCACATGAATCCTTTGGTCACATTTGAAGATCTGGACACGTGCATGGCGGAATCGGACACGGTTCCGGTTTTTGTGTTCAAACACAGCACGGCGTGTCCGATATCGTCGGGAGCTTATCGGTCCGTGGCCGAATACGAGAGCAAGAGTCATGAAGGCGATCCGCGCGTGTGGATGGTGAAGGTGATCGAGGATCGTCCCGTTTCCAACCAAATTGCCGAATTGCTGGGCGTGCAGCACAAATCGCCGCAGTTGATACTGGTTCACCATCGCGAGGCGGTTTGGTCAGCCTCGCACCATGGCATCTATGAAAAGCGAATTCGAGAAGTCGTGACCGAAAACCGTGGGCGTTTCCCGACGCGCGAGGGATGATCGCATGGCTAGGAAGTCTGCTTCGAAGAGGTCCGGGGTTGGGAGTGTCATCAAGGCGTTGACGGCATTGCCGTTGAAGGGACTTTCGAGCAGTCAGCCATTGGTGACGGCCGCGTTTCGTTTGCCTCTCATGAGCGTAGAAGCGCTTGTCGCCCTCGCCAAGGTGTACCGTGTGTCGCAGCGAGAGGTTCTGGGTCTTGTGACAGACCAGTTGAGCAGCCTGCGCAACAACAAAGACGCGATGAAGCTGATCGAAGAGCTCGCGGGACAAGTGTCTTTGAAGAATGCCTCTTTGCGGACTCAGGCATTGACGAAGGGATCGTTGATGTTCTTGAACGATCTGTCCGAGCGGCTTGGTATACCGCGCGACGCTATAATTGCCGGTTTTCTTAGCTTGATAGGAGCGGATGTTGAAGCCATCACTCATCGCCAGCGCAAGAAACTGCAGGAGGCATTGCGTGTTATCGAGGCCTTGCGTGCACAGGCGGAGTCCGCGGAAGCGGATCTGGTGAATGTGCTGGGCGCTGAGCATTCAATCTCATGGGAGTCTCTCACGTCGGGGGTGGTGCGAGTTCAGGATGAACTGAAGAGGGAGCTTCACGCGCTGAATCGAGCCATACCCAGGACAGTGTCTCCGATCGATACGCCGGTGGCCGCGCAGGCGCCCCGTGCGCGCAAGAAATCGGCGCAGGAAGGCAAGAAGGCCGCTGCACCGAAGAAGCGTGCTGCGGCAAAGAAGAAACCCAC from Candidatus Hydrogenedentota bacterium harbors:
- the ytxJ gene encoding bacillithiol system redox-active protein YtxJ is translated as MNPLVTFEDLDTCMAESDTVPVFVFKHSTACPISSGAYRSVAEYESKSHEGDPRVWMVKVIEDRPVSNQIAELLGVQHKSPQLILVHHREAVWSASHHGIYEKRIREVVTENRGRFPTREG